CCTCCCCTGGGGCCCTACAACCAGCTGACAATGGGACCCTTGGCCACCCCTGGATACTATGATACCTCAAGACAAGACCCCCAAACACTGAGGCCCTGCCATGGCACAGAGAGGAGACCAGATCATCCCTGGGACAGACACAGACCTGAGGCTTCGGGAGAGGCTGAGAGGCACAGGTGAGGGAAGGAGCTCCGCAGCACtggcctgggggcaggggtggtaGGGAGGGGTGGGCAGTCTGCCCTTGGAGCCCAGCAAGCTACACTTACCCCTAATCTGGGCTTTAAAAGTGGAATCAGCTTTTAGTGAGGTCACTTGCCTGaccttgggtggggggtgggagcttGGACCAGCACTGGGGGGCTGCATCTCACCTCCCACAGTTCCTGCAGGCCTGGTCTCCACCCACCACTCCTCTGGCCTCCCCCTTATTCCTTCACAAACGCACCCCAACTCCATGCCCATCTCGGTGCATGGCTGCAAGCAGAAAAGGAGgcaaatgagaagggactcaaggGTGCAGATGCGGGACAGGAGATGCCCCCTGAGGACTGCACGCCCTCTTGGTGGGAGATAATCTGGGTCTCACTCGCCAGCCTCTGGAGGGAAGTGTTTGGGTTTCAGTGAGGATGAGACTCCTGCGGGGCCTCGGAGCTGAGGTGGACAGGCCGGGAGCCAGGACAGCACCACTTCCACCAGCTTCCTTCCTCCCTGGGATCACCTGCCACTCGGCCCCAGCAGTGGGAAGTAAGCACTTGAGACAGAGGTGAAGATAGAGCATTGTGGGTAGGATTGGAGAAAGGCAGGAAGATCCAGGCATCCGGGCCCCAGAGGGGAAGCTTGGGGACCCCAAGAGAGCTCTCTGGGGACAGGGTAAGGTGGCTCTGTGGGGACAGGGCTGCCAGGGCTGGAGAGGGGATGTGGGGTCCAGGGGAATCTGGCAGGTGTGCAGGGCTTGGCAGGTCAGCTGCAGCACAGGAAGAGGACTTGTGTCCCTGGGACTAGCTGGTGTACACGTCTGctcttgtgtgtgtgcacaggtgagtgtgtatgtgtgtgtgtgtgtgtgtgtttgccttCAGCACATGGAGAGTACTGTCATTGGCTGGGAGTACAGAGGGATCTGTGCCTGACTGCAGTGATCTGGGGACCCTGGACAGGCAGACCAGGGGCACCGATGCTTGTCCACACCAATCATGAAAAATACAACGTTGGGGAGGACGGGTCAGAAGGGCCATGGATATCACTTGGGCTGAGCTCTTTCCGTGGGAGCCCAGAGTGGAACTGGGGGCTAGGCCAGCCCAGATCTTCCCCCGGAGTCCCAGGAACTTTTCTTGTCATGATGGCGGCTGCTGGGGTCAAACTGACTAGCTCATCCAGCCTCTGGCCCAGCCCACGACATTAGTCACTCTCCTCTCAGGGGCCTCAGGAATCCCAGGAAGGGCAGGAGGGTGTGGGATAGGGGGAAAGGGCTGGAAAGCCCCATGGGCAGAAAAGTGGGCCCTGGGGGACTGCTCTGGACAGTGTAGCCGTGGGATAAAGCCCAAGCAGGATCAGGATGCGGTGGTGGGTCAGACAGCACATcggcaagaaggaaagaatgagcCAGCCACTGGGGGAGCCCACCCAAACCCGGGGACCCTTCCCCTCCTGGGGCTGAGCTTGCCTGCGGCCTCTCTGCACAAACCTGGGCCCGGGACCTCCTACATTGTCTAAGTACCTAGCCCTCCGCTGCTGCCTCCCACTCACCCATCACTCCTTGGCTCGGTGCTGCCATTCATTCTTCTCTGGGTCATGCATTCCTTAGAAATCCCTGTGTCCACAGAATAAGTCGATGGTATTCCATGGGTAGAGGTAGACTATGGGCTTTATATCTTCGGACCAGAGCCCCATGATCAACTTTATGTGCTATGTGCAGGTTCTCATAAAACTGAGATAGTCCCATAACGAACCACTAGCCATGGAATATTAGAATATATCCCACGGTGACTAGTATTGTTTCGTGGCCCCCAATGAATTAACGGGAAAGTGGCTGTACACTGGTTGGGGTGTCTTGTATTGCTGCTGCAGTCCCTACCGTGGCAAATGGGGAGAACCCTCGGTGGCAGGTTGTTGCTGGTCTGTAGCGCTTTCGTCTAAGCTGCCCGGGTGGTGGCCCCCTTTTGTCCTTCGCTCACCAGCCGCTTCCACCAGAAGGCCACCAGAAACTCCCACTCAACCGTCAACCCAAACAGACAACGTGAAAGCTATAGTCATTCCAACGGGTTCCTAAAGATAAACGCTAAACTCTAGAGTGGTGGTAGAAGATGAGTTGGTTCGGCATGCTATGGGGTTAAGTAAGCTTGTTACAGAGGACTAGAGGCATCGCCTAAGAAAGACCTGGAGCTAGGCAGCCGGAATCAGAGCAGGAATTCTACTCAGCTATGGAGACAGGCTTTTAGGGGGTGAGGACTCCTTGAGTCTGCCTTTGCAGAGACCCCCTGCCTGATCCCACGCACCACTTCTGCCGACACAGCCTGGAAGGAGCTGTGCAAAGACCAATCGAAAGCTGTCTGGCGTTGCCAAGTCACACCCGCCCCTGCCCGGCCCCGACACTGGGTCAGCAGCCCGAGTCTGAGACTCACGCCCAGCTCCTGCCCACCTGAGCAGCAGCCCCCCGGGGCTCCCGCTACGGTAGTCCTCAGCCACTTCGCGGGCCGTGCTGTCTTGTCAGAACATCACGAGACCAACCGCGTCACCCGCCTTACCCGGGCCACCAGTGAGGTTCCTCTAGCAGGCTCTCGCCTTCTGAAGGTGGCTGCTCAGCATCTCCTTGGGCCCCCCGGGCTCCACACCTCAAGACTGAGTGTGGGGTCCTGGGTCACCCACGGAACTAAGGAAGCAGTCTGACTGAATCTGGAATCATCGCTACAGGGGGCGGAGGTGAAAGGTCAGATTGACATGCCTCTAAGAGGTTTCCTACCTGCTCtgttaatttctaaaatttcttcctGGGCCAGCGGGCATGTGTCACTCTGAGTACTGTGATGTGGAGAGTTTACGACAGATTTACAATAATTGGGAGATCCCAGCTGCGGTGGCCGCGGaatatgcttcttttttttctttggtagTTTCTGCTTAGCCATGGCTAAGGAGTAGTACATCCCGAAGTTGTTCACGATGACGGGCACGGGCATGGCGATGGTCAGCACGCCCGCCAGCGCGCACAGGGCCCCCACCAGCATGCCGGACCACGTCTGCGGGTACATGTCTCCGTAGCCCAGTGTCGTCATGGTGACCACGGCCCACCAGAAGCCGATGGGGATGTTCTTAAAGTGCGTGTGCTCGCTGGCGCTGGGGTCATTGGGCTGGGCTCCGATCCTCTCGGCGTAGTAGATCATGGTGGCGAAGATGAGGACACCCAGGGCCAGGAAGATGATGAGCAGCAGGAACTCGTTGGTGCTGGCGCGCAGCGTGTGGCCCAGCACCCGCAGACCCACGAAGTGGCGGGTCAGCTTGAAGATGCGCAGGATGCGCACGAAGCGGACGACGCGCAGAAAGCCCAGGACGTCCTTGGCGGCCTTGGAGGACAGGCCGCTGAGGCCCACCTCCAGGTAGAAGGGCAGGATGGCCACGAAGTCAATGATGTTGAGCGAGTTCTTAATGAACTCCACCTTGTTGGGGCAGAAGACAACACGCATGAGGAACTCGAAGGTGAACCAGACCACGCAGACGCCCTCGATGTAGGTGAGGAAGGCCTCCGTCTCGGCTTCCCGGTAGTAGCGCACCTGCGTGCCGTTCCGGACGTTCTCGATCTCCGTCTTGTTCACGATGGGGTTGAAGCGCTCGTGGGTCTCCAGGCAGAAGGTGGTGATGGAGACCAGGATGAAGAAGAGAGAGGCAAAGGCCACATACTGTGGGGGAGAAACAGATGGTGTCAGAGGGAGAAACTGGGGGTGCCTCTGAGCTGGGTCTGCTCGGAGGGCCTGGTCAAGGGAAGACACCAGCAACATGGGCCAGCTGACCAGGCCATGTGTCCCTCCTCAGGGCGCAGGGTGAGGAGGCTCAGGGAGCTAAGGGGCTGTGACAGAGACGGCTCCGATTTCACTAACGCATTTCCTTCCCCTCCAGGACACACAGCTGGGCTATGTTCCCCAGCCATGTGACTGGGTTCAGGCCGGTGGAGTGTGGACAAAAGGAATGGGCACTACTTCCAGGCCCATAAGTCCCTTCTACTCAATCTTCCatgctctctttctttccccattgcCAGCCAAATGTAGAGGACCCAGCAGAGGACTCTGAAGCCCCCGGGAAAGCAGAGGGAAGGAGCCCCACTGCCTGAAAGGAGAaacatccacaaaataccctcactgaACTATTATGTGAGTGGGAGATAAACTTCATTTGGGTTAAGCCACCGTGATTTCAGGGATGATGTGTTGGAGACCTTAGACTACCCTGACTGATAAAAGTGACCTGGCCTACAAAAGGTacaggttgaaactgactgtgtgttaaaacttcaacttccatatgagaccaagggaagagatgtttatttggtgtaggatctatattttctaaacaatataattctatagtcagtttgttcaaactccaccattacatggaacttgaaatagtaagtgagatatggtaggttagtataggttagagtgaaatagcaacacatcccaaagtaatttgggcagagaataaaaatacatattcggggctcccctgaggagctgggggaggatgcagaggtgttggacttcctcacctgggttgttgctgatgttctcacaaacattggggactgatggcttgacgtgctgagccctccctcttggggcttgcccctatgaagcttgttactgcaaaggagaggctaaacctgcttataattgtgtctaagagtctccccctgagtgcctctttgttgcgcagatgtggccctctctctctaactaagccaccttggcaggtgatctcactgccctccccgctacgtgggacctgactccctggggtgtaaatctccctggcaacacaggatatgagtcccagggatgaatctggacccggcatcatgggattgagaacatcttcttgaccaaaaaggggatgggaaatgaaatgaaataaagcttcagtggctcagagatttcaaatggagtcgagaggtcactctggtggacattcttatgcactatatagataacacttttcaggtcttaatgcattggaatagctagaagtaaatacctgaaactaccaaactccaacccagttaccttgactcttgaagatgactgtataacaatgtagcttacaaggggggacagtgtgattgtgaaaaccctgcggatctcactccctttatccagtgtgtggatggatgagtagaaaaatggggacaaaaactaaatgaaaaatatggtgggatgggggggatgatttagatgttcttttttacttttattttttattctgattctgattctggtgtaaggaaaatgctcaaaaatagattggggtgatgaatgcataactataagatggtactgtgaacagctgattgtacaccacgggtgactgtatggtatgtgaatatatctcaataaaactgaattaaaaaaaaaacaaatccaatGTTGATTTAAATAAATCAACTATAAACAGCTATTGtcgataaattaaaaaaaatatgtatctttgaagttttggtaatagagggtgatgatggtagcacaatattgtgaatgcaattaataccactgaattgtattgtatacttgaaaatggtaaataattaaaaaaaaaaaaaaattctagatcaaaaaaaaaaagaaaaaaaaagggggacccAGCCCATTGGCCAGGGGGCAGCTATGGTGGGAATCAGGCCCCTTCAAGGCTGCATCTCCCATCTTCCTTCCTGCTCCAgtctattctctctctttttcacagATCTGTACCCCGCTCATATGGTCTCTTTCGGGTTCTGTCCTATCCAGCACCAAGGAAGATACATATCTGCTCCAGGGCCTAGATGACCTACCTATTTAGCCTTCTCTATCCTCCTAGGAACTTCCACCACCAACCTGGAAGTGAGTTCCCCATCCTGGGAGGTATTCAAATACAAGTTAAGTGATTGCTTGCCAGATATATTATGTTGAGGGCTTAGGCACCTAGAGGAGAACTGGACCGGGGACCTCAAAGTCACCATAAACCACAGGGTCTGATTCCATCCTTGTGCTGCTTGCCagccccagggtgggggtgggagggaggaagaagctTCTGGGGGGCTGGGGCATTCCCAACATATGTGGTGTCTGCTCTCCTCAGACTCCGCCAGTGAGAAGGAAAGAGCCAGGATAACCTGGCCTGTCCGAAACCACCTGTCCTGGCCCTACAGCCCCTGGAAAAAGGTTCAGAAGACCTTGGGCTTGGTTTGGTGGCTCCATCTAATGACCCCTATGCCCCACAACCACCAGCAGACATGGGTACCCAAGGAGGTAGCCTCAAGCAGCTGTCTGAGTTTCAAACTCTCCTTCTCAGACCAAATTCTGGTTGGGCTCGCTCCTCACAGCCCCTGGTCGGGTTCCCCTGGCGACCACAGCCTCCCCTGGCGCTGCCCTGTGCACAGGGAAGCCTGGCCACGCAGGCCTCCTGCAGGGCCGCAGATGCTCATTCCCGCCTGCATGTTCCCactgcccccacctccacccccacaccccggactcccctcctccctgcctgaCAAGACAGCCCAAATCGGAGCAAGGCCGTCTCCGTGGAGACAGCCCAGAGCTGCAGTCTGGAATAGTGGCACCTTCATTTTCCAGAGCCCCTCACAGATAACTTCGGGAACTGCCACTTGTCCCACCTTGTAGCAGCAGCTGAAGCAGCTGCCGCTGCATCCGccttagtttgcattgactgcccttcctgggttgggggtggggtgggtggatgggtaaGGCTGGAAGCCCCAGAACAGCCGTGTCTGGGTTCACCACAGCCACAGGATCTGGCACCCAACCTGGCAGTGTTCTGGGAACCGAGAACTACACGGACCTttgggagaggaaaggggaggggacaGAGTAAGGGCAGCCTTTATAGATCATCTGGTCCAAGACCGCCAAGTCACCCACGCTACATGGGAAACATGGGGCCCAGAAGCAGCCACTCATTACAGTATGTGGATAGCCCCTTTGGCCTTATGGCTTTAGAGCActgggaaattttcaaaaatttttttctccaagcTACTGTCAAGTGGCATCCCTCTGCCTCCTTTCTTCTCCCACctatccctccttcccttccccactccctcccttcctctctctcttccctctagGCACCCTTCCTTCTATTCATCCAACCACCCACTCACTCATCTTTCCTTccatcttctctccctccctcccttcatttctttgttccttctccctcccttccctctctctcttcctttcatcCATCATCCACtcattctttccttccattctccctacttttctttctccccacctgctctcctttcccctttccttccttccttccttccttccttccttccttctgtctgtctattcatccattctttcttccttccactaCTCACCAGGTACCAGATTATGCCAGCACAAAATTGCGTAAGGCCTTGGCCCAGCCCTCCCGGAGCTAGCTAAGGGTGaaggacacacacagagacaAGTACGATGCAGTGGGCTAAAAAGACAACCCCGTTCCCCTCTGCCTTATGAAGGAGGTATGCTCGGGAAAGGGTGGGAGTGATGTGTAAATGCCTATGAGAGGCAGAGTAGAGACTTCAAGTCAGGTCTTCGTTCTCCAGAAACAGTGCTCTTTTCTGGCCAGGTAGCTCAGCCCTGGGACATCACAGAGGCAGAccaggaaagcaaagaaaaagcaaGTGGAAAAGGCCACCACCTCTGATCCATTTGTATTTAATTCCAAAGCCCTGCATCCCTTGACTTCTCAGGGTCCTCTCCCTACACAAACCCCACATCCTTGCTACTTGCCCCTTTTTGCCATTCCTAACCACATTTCTCTGTCCCATGTCTGTGCTTTTGCAAAGGCTTCTCCCTCCACCAGAGCGTGTTCCTACCAAACTCTCTAGCAAAATCCCTTTCATCCCTCAGGGCCCCACTGAGATGCCCTTCCCCTGGGACTCCTTCTCCAGGTGAGGCTCCCCTGGCAGCTGTGGTCCTTAGGAAGCAGCAAATGAAAGGGACTCCCCTGAGGAGTCTCTTAATTCACCTCTGGGGAAGCAGCGGCCCTACCTCCAGCTCTGGCTCTTTAGTGCCTGGGAGACTCATGGGACCAGCACAGACAAGGCACTGATGTCCCAGAGCCTCCCAACTCCCAGATGCCCCCACAGGCCCTCTGAGCTCTCATCTTGCTTGTCCCTCTCACAATACAGAtattgatggggaaactgagacccagagagacgTCAGGCCTGCCCTGGGTAACATCCTTATAAGATTAGGGTGGAAAAACCCTTGGTACTAGGGGGACCAATGGACAGCCTGACCAAATTCTCTCCTCTCTGGACTCCAGCCCCCCACGGAGTGGGGGATAGTGGGTGGGCAGCAGAGGCTAGGCTTAGAGCCAGACACTACAACTTCTTCCCCAGGAGGAGTCAGGAGGGGCAGAAGCAGGGCCTCTGGCCCTGCCTAGGCACCTGGGAGCCTTCCTTCACAGCCTCCACCCCAGGGAGGCCTGCTCCTTCCTCTGCCACATCTGAGTTCAAGGGAACCCCTAGGAGGACTTTGGAGGAAGGTGGCCTGGCCTGCCTAGACCTGCACACGCTCCCAAGCTTGGAGACTAGCAGGTCAGCCACAAGGCCCAGCCAAAGCAAGGGTTTGCACCCAGCTGAGCCCCCAGCTGCCTTCTGTCCATCCTCCAGAACCAACTGAGGGCAGGAAAGAGGGGGGAAGAAGGTGCTGAGCctgaggacctactatgtgctgtTAGTGCTCATATGAACCTAGTGAGACAGATGGTTATATCCCCATTGTGCCAAGGGGGTAGACTAAGGCAAGATCTTAAAGCTGTCATGGAGCTGAGACTTGGACCAAAGTTCATCTAGCTCCAGGACCTAAGCTCTTTCCACTGCCAGAGTCGCCACAGCTCTTGGGGTAAAAACACAACCCTGCCCACTGGGCATCTGGTGCCTGCTTCTGTCTGGAGAGTTATATTTTGGAGCCTGGCACCCACAGCCCAGACTCCCTAAGAGCTGGTTATGAGGGAGAGGGTAGGGAATCCTGGACCCAGGGGCAGGGATGCTGCCCCACTTTGCCCAGGGGGTCAAGGCTGGCAGAAGACCTGGGTGGTCAGGCCTGTGTCCCCACCTGGCCCACCTCCTCGCCAACCCAGAGAGGGCAGGCTGGGAGAGGACCGTGACTTGTTCAAGGATCTCAGGTGCAGGAAGGGGTATGCCTGGGGATGGGGAGTTTCTCAGACCTGCTGACCCCTGGCAGGGAGAGAACTTCTACCTGGCAGGCCCAGGGTAACCAGCTTTGGGAGCAAACTTTGCAGCAACCCTGGACTGTCTCCCCCAGGGATACATGGGCCTCAGGCAAGGGCAGGGGACTGTGTCCAGTGTGAGCTGTCTCCCCAATCCCCAGTCACCCAAAGGACATGGAACAGTCACCCACAGACCAAAGACACTACTACTAACCACTACCTAAGGACATGCACTGTGCACATGGACACACAAATTACAACAATGTCCCTACACACACATGTACAGAGAACAAAGGAGCTCAGGTAGAGCTTGCCAAAGCATCTTAGTGCACACCAAGTGTAAATACCCAGGTGCTGAGCCACGGGCCACACACACCACCCAGCAAATACCAacagtacacacacatatacactcagAGCACACAGGTGCTGCAGCAGTGCTACCACACGGCATATCCACTGTGAATAGTCACAGACCTCAGGCAGTGCCGACCCCCAAGggcccctcctctgccccagcAGCTCCCTGTGCCCCCAAAATCCTGTGTGGTCACTGAGTCAGTGTGTGTCACTCCCAAGGGATGGGCAGCTCCAGCCCGCCTCATCTCTCTCTCAGCCTTCCCCAGTGCCCGCAGTCTGCCTGTCTGCTCAAAAGGTGGCAGCTCCTGGACCTGCGCATCTTTCACAGGCTCCCCGATTTCCTGTCACCTGCCAGACCACATCTCCTTTCTCCACCCCAGCCTTGCAGCAGCTGAGCCCCACCGCACTCAGAATCCAGGCCAGCCACGAGGCCAGCCCCTGCTGGGCTGCCAGGTCTGATTGGGGCACAAAAAGAGCTTTGCTGGGGAGCCCAGAGGCAACTGTCATCCAGTCCAGCCACCTCAACAGCCCCCCTGTGAAATTTCAAGACAAAGCAGGCAAGGTCTCCTGACAATGTGGCATAATAAGCCCAGGCTGGTAgtttctggcattttttttttttccagaaccaAATCACAAACCTTGAGAGACCCACCAATTGTGTTCTAGAAAGTGGTAGCCATGGCAACAGAGCAAGGCATCCCATTCCTATGGTAACCAGGGTGGTGAGACTCTTGGCTGTAAAGTCAGACAAACCTACTAAACGAGCTGTTGACTGAAGAAGATGTTTTATAAATCACCTGGTTATTTTTATCGTAACCCCACCCCTGAAACCATCAATCAGAAAAGCAATTTACTATCTATTAAAATGACCAATATGTGCGATGactttcatttataaattatttatactACAGTTATCTTCAGAAAATTGTGCTTGCGTTTCAGAACTGTGCAGGGGTTCACCATGGGGATCTGTATTCCTGCAGTCTGGCATTTCAGGAACAAGGCGATGATTGTAACAAGGTGCTGGGGCCAGCATTTTTCTGGTCTGGCCACTTGCTTgggtgctgtgtgaccttggcaagttacttcccctctctgggcctcggtttgcTTTTTGTTAAAGTGAGAGTTGCTCTTTATCCGTTCAGCGAGGATTCTGA
This genomic stretch from Choloepus didactylus isolate mChoDid1 chromosome 6, mChoDid1.pri, whole genome shotgun sequence harbors:
- the KCNC1 gene encoding potassium voltage-gated channel subfamily C member 1 isoform X2 encodes the protein MGQGDESERIVINVGGTRHQTYRSTLRTLPGTRLAWLAEPDAHSHFDYDPRADEFFFDRHPGVFAHILNYYRTGKLHCPADVCGPLYEEELAFWGIDETDVEPCCWMTYRQHRDAEEALDSFGGAPLDNSADDADADGPGDSGDGEDELEMTKRLALSDSPDGRTGGFWRRWQPRIWALFEDPYSSRYARYVAFASLFFILVSITTFCLETHERFNPIVNKTEIENVRNGTQVRYYREAETEAFLTYIEGVCVVWFTFEFLMRVVFCPNKVEFIKNSLNIIDFVAILPFYLEVGLSGLSSKAAKDVLGFLRVVRFVRILRIFKLTRHFVGLRVLGHTLRASTNEFLLLIIFLALGVLIFATMIYYAERIGAQPNDPSASEHTHFKNIPIGFWWAVVTMTTLGYGDMYPQTWSGMLVGALCALAGVLTIAMPVPVIVNNFGMYYSLAMAKQKLPKKKKKHIPRPPQLGSPNYCKSVVNSPHHSTQSDTCPLAQEEILEINRAASAYMFEDSKLNGEVAKAALANEDCPHIDQALTPDEGLPFTRSGTRERYGPCFLLSTGEYACPLRPPGGGMRKGGGSRMPRSRGRLGE
- the KCNC1 gene encoding potassium voltage-gated channel subfamily C member 1 isoform X1 codes for the protein MGQGDESERIVINVGGTRHQTYRSTLRTLPGTRLAWLAEPDAHSHFDYDPRADEFFFDRHPGVFAHILNYYRTGKLHCPADVCGPLYEEELAFWGIDETDVEPCCWMTYRQHRDAEEALDSFGGAPLDNSADDADADGPGDSGDGEDELEMTKRLALSDSPDGRTGGFWRRWQPRIWALFEDPYSSRYARYVAFASLFFILVSITTFCLETHERFNPIVNKTEIENVRNGTQVRYYREAETEAFLTYIEGVCVVWFTFEFLMRVVFCPNKVEFIKNSLNIIDFVAILPFYLEVGLSGLSSKAAKDVLGFLRVVRFVRILRIFKLTRHFVGLRVLGHTLRASTNEFLLLIIFLALGVLIFATMIYYAERIGAQPNDPSASEHTHFKNIPIGFWWAVVTMTTLGYGDMYPQTWSGMLVGALCALAGVLTIAMPVPVIVNNFGMYYSLAMAKQKLPKKKKKHIPRPPQLGSPNYCKSVVNSPHHSTQSDTCPLAQEEILEINRAASAYMFEDSKLNGEVAKAALANEDCPHIDQALTPDEGLPFTRSGTRERYGPCFLLSTGEYACPLRPPGGGMRKDLCKESPVIAKYMPTEAVRVT
- the KCNC1 gene encoding potassium voltage-gated channel subfamily C member 1 isoform X3, producing MGQGDESERIVINVGGTRHQTYRSTLRTLPGTRLAWLAEPDAHSHFDYDPRADEFFFDRHPGVFAHILNYYRTGKLHCPADVCGPLYEEELAFWGIDETDVEPCCWMTYRQHRDAEEALDSFGGAPLDNSADDADADGPGDSGDGEDELEMTKRLALSDSPDGRTGGFWRRWQPRIWALFEDPYSSRYARYVAFASLFFILVSITTFCLETHERFNPIVNKTEIENVRNGTQVRYYREAETEAFLTYIEGVCVVWFTFEFLMRVVFCPNKVEFIKNSLNIIDFVAILPFYLEVGLSGLSSKAAKDVLGFLRVVRFVRILRIFKLTRHFVGLRVLGHTLRASTNEFLLLIIFLALGVLIFATMIYYAERIGAQPNDPSASEHTHFKNIPIGFWWAVVTMTTLGYGDMYPQTWSGMLVGALCALAGVLTIAMPVPVIVNNFGMYYSLAMAKQKLPKKKKKHIPRPPQLGSPNYCKSVVNSPHHSTQSDTCPLAQEEILEINRADSKLNGEVAKAALANEDCPHIDQALTPDEGLPFTRSGTRERYGPCFLLSTGEYACPLRPPGGGMRKDLCKESPVIAKYMPTEAVRVT